One Primulina tabacum isolate GXHZ01 chromosome 10, ASM2559414v2, whole genome shotgun sequence DNA segment encodes these proteins:
- the LOC142504971 gene encoding uncharacterized protein LOC142504971, whose product MAMLHCYSDRIECKVFLTTLVDSAQRWFEGLAPQSISSFKEFQKVFSHHFSSSKKYKKTAFSIFEVKQSPEEILRAYIRRFNRVALDIRTCATETKTTAFTQGLREGEFFKSLTKKVPGNFEDLLSRAEKYINIEEAQKQKREAVKKERGDRVSKPKERGQKRSNP is encoded by the coding sequence ATGGCCATGCTGCACTGTTACAGTGATAGAATAGAGTGTAAAGTGTTTCTAACGACATTGGTGGATTCGGCTCAGAGATGGTTTGAGGGTTTGGCCCCCCAGAGTATTAGTTCTTTCAAAGAATTCcaaaaggtgttctcacaccatTTCAGCAGCAGCAAAAAGTACAAGAAGACTGCTTTCAGTATTTTCGAGGTCAAGCAGAGCCCGGAAGAAATTTTAAGGGCTTATATCAGAAGATTCAACAGAGTGGCTTTGGACATTCGCACTTGTGCCACTGAAACAAAGACTACCGCGTTCACCCAAGGCTTGAGGGAGGGTGAATTTTTCAAATCATTAACCAAGAAGGTGCCCGGGAATTTCGAGGACTTATTGTCTCGGGCAGAGAAGTATATCAATATTGAAGAGGCTCAGAAGCAGAAGAGAGAGGCTGTAAAGAAGGAAAGGGGAGACCGGGTGTCTAAGCCCAAGGAAAGGGGACAGAAGAGGAGCAATCCATGA